A section of the Candidatus Paceibacterota bacterium genome encodes:
- a CDS encoding DNRLRE domain-containing protein, protein MNIRTQALNARPATGATIGLACGRAFTILLTVAILAALGITTSALADRVGHDVAAGQVQVTGLANASTFMTVLVGVNQFGITNNGNIADHKIAIGPTNQFLTPPYSEDNDVAGGVLIGAVAQNERQDYTTNCTHTMCVNPTLKSGQAYEIAPAAIRIGSAAGVASGEQNVNFGAAWFPYNTWLGGYARNSTGANGGVNDTFTGSSSLVLGTHFIDWKTAYALNGRAYVDLRPFGIDSRRDGVLLVNHAKNEANYAVSQVNNADDEWDGTWTIQVRDNRSDNLEQDPIVFVFVPKSNTNVVSGMFTADASITMHSGATPAFTVTNFTDGQYLLKVPGRSPDDGVLIISGACGGGFNGDNVVTYEPNAARDGWIIQTRDLPACNNGQQMDDTDVVCSFAFIPAEKPGVTVTPNKNLLTTEAGGTAQFTVRVNGYPKPTADVTINLASSDTSEGTVDLATLTFTPAEWDVAKTVTVTGVDDGAVDGSQAYTINLTATSSTDPNYNGLVPGNVQVINIDNEAGVALDKTGVTTAEPNGTDTFTVWLTVAPTADVTLSLSSSDTTEATVSPASLTFTPLDYGTPQVVTVTGVDDWVQDGNIAYSIVTGAASSADPAYNNFDALDVAGVNLDNDLAKVIVPASKFTVTEPNTTANISVVLNSEPTADVTINCVSTDTTEGTAAGVTFTPLNWNTPQNIVLTAADDLVNDGTIAYSIATTVTSADPVYAAIDPDDVAAETIDNEIQVALPSGNFIYGIGEPATGIDGYATLSDVDSADYNGGGLTVTITAGGNSNDRLAVRNDGMGVGQIGVSGNNVTYEGATIGTWSGGTGTTPLSVTFNSAAATPAAVQALVRAVTYQNVDAGAAPGTRTLSFVLADGASGVSTASKTIIVRLMRIYSFQQDADGGFGPYYGAADCQTVFDDPDTPYPMGQNNGGTRLWIDWNTAALLPEDQSQCLLRFTNIFGAGLGQIPPGAKIVFAELTLNVEDSGHGALFNRMLVDWDSDGATWNYFKDLSYPGDPGGIQLDDTNAVSQVTAFLMDSANNTTSGTGLRTIGVTTDIQAWQNGANNYGWVMSPRTNGSNGTAYSPCEHANILLRPRLRVGWVPASVAAASFQEGTDGYTGTVDTQVRLVAPDTSYAGNATLSPDPLVNAAPVPNPNHVLLRFDNIFGTGAGKVTPGSKVHVAVLELTSINADAQGAGGQFHHVLKPWNDADTWNTWVNGVQTDGVEAAVSPTVTIPVEGFGVSVQPTRHHIEITADVQAWASGTLANNGWAIMPWDEGSNGWAFNSANNATVNTRPLLRVYYDPAPAIVGAVHNGTSVDLTVSGTVGKTYHVVRTGDLTVPTASWTVLSGTVTIGSGGTGVFTDNSLLPGNANAFYRVREP, encoded by the coding sequence ATGAACATAAGAACACAAGCCTTAAATGCGCGCCCCGCAACGGGCGCCACCATCGGGCTCGCCTGCGGGCGGGCGTTTACCATCCTCCTGACGGTCGCGATCCTCGCGGCGTTGGGGATAACAACCAGCGCGCTGGCCGATCGCGTCGGTCACGACGTGGCGGCGGGACAGGTCCAAGTTACTGGCTTGGCCAACGCAAGCACGTTCATGACCGTCCTGGTGGGAGTGAACCAATTTGGGATAACGAACAACGGTAACATAGCGGACCACAAGATTGCGATCGGACCAACAAACCAGTTCTTGACCCCTCCGTATAGCGAAGACAACGATGTAGCCGGCGGCGTTCTGATAGGCGCTGTGGCGCAGAATGAACGGCAGGATTACACTACCAATTGCACACATACGATGTGCGTGAATCCGACCTTGAAGTCCGGGCAAGCGTATGAGATTGCCCCCGCTGCCATCCGCATCGGTTCGGCTGCCGGTGTCGCGTCGGGCGAGCAAAACGTGAATTTTGGGGCCGCCTGGTTTCCTTACAACACCTGGCTGGGCGGGTATGCGCGCAATTCGACGGGGGCGAACGGCGGCGTCAATGATACTTTTACCGGCTCATCCAGCTTGGTGCTGGGGACGCATTTCATTGATTGGAAGACGGCCTACGCGCTTAACGGGAGAGCCTATGTTGACCTAAGACCGTTCGGGATAGACTCGCGGCGTGATGGCGTGCTGCTGGTGAATCATGCCAAGAATGAGGCAAACTACGCGGTCTCTCAAGTTAACAATGCGGATGATGAGTGGGACGGCACCTGGACGATCCAAGTCCGCGACAACCGTTCGGACAACCTGGAGCAGGATCCTATCGTCTTTGTGTTTGTTCCCAAGAGCAACACCAATGTGGTTTCGGGGATGTTCACGGCTGATGCTTCGATCACCATGCACAGCGGCGCCACTCCGGCCTTTACGGTCACGAACTTCACCGACGGCCAATATCTGCTGAAGGTTCCCGGCCGGTCGCCGGACGATGGTGTGCTCATTATATCGGGCGCCTGCGGTGGTGGCTTTAATGGCGACAATGTGGTCACTTATGAACCCAATGCGGCGAGGGATGGCTGGATCATTCAAACCCGGGATCTTCCGGCCTGCAACAACGGGCAACAGATGGACGACACGGACGTGGTTTGCTCGTTCGCCTTCATCCCCGCGGAGAAGCCGGGCGTGACGGTCACGCCCAACAAGAACCTTCTGACGACTGAGGCCGGCGGAACGGCCCAGTTTACGGTCAGGGTCAACGGTTATCCCAAGCCCACTGCCGACGTGACGATCAATCTCGCCTCGAGCGACACGAGCGAAGGCACGGTGGACCTGGCGACGCTCACCTTCACCCCGGCGGAATGGGATGTGGCGAAGACGGTAACGGTGACCGGCGTGGATGATGGCGCGGTGGACGGCTCGCAGGCCTACACGATCAACCTCACCGCCACGAGCAGCACGGATCCCAACTACAACGGGCTGGTGCCGGGAAATGTCCAGGTCATCAACATTGACAACGAAGCTGGGGTGGCGCTGGACAAGACCGGCGTTACGACTGCCGAGCCCAATGGCACCGACACGTTCACGGTCTGGCTGACGGTGGCACCGACGGCGGATGTGACCTTGAGCCTCAGCTCCAGCGACACAACGGAGGCGACGGTGTCGCCCGCGAGCCTGACGTTTACACCGCTCGATTACGGCACGCCGCAGGTGGTGACGGTGACGGGCGTGGATGATTGGGTGCAGGACGGCAACATCGCCTACAGCATCGTGACCGGCGCGGCCAGCAGCGCCGACCCGGCCTACAACAACTTCGACGCGCTGGATGTGGCGGGGGTGAACCTGGACAATGACCTGGCCAAGGTGATCGTTCCCGCCAGCAAGTTCACGGTGACCGAACCGAACACAACCGCCAATATCTCCGTTGTGCTCAACAGCGAGCCGACGGCCGATGTGACGATCAACTGCGTCTCGACCGACACGACCGAGGGCACGGCCGCAGGGGTGACTTTCACGCCCCTTAACTGGAACACGCCGCAGAACATTGTGCTGACGGCCGCCGACGACCTCGTCAATGACGGCACAATCGCGTACTCGATTGCCACGACGGTAACCAGCGCCGATCCGGTCTATGCGGCGATTGATCCGGATGATGTGGCAGCGGAGACGATTGATAACGAAATACAGGTTGCCCTGCCTTCGGGCAATTTCATTTACGGCATCGGCGAGCCGGCGACGGGCATTGACGGGTACGCCACGCTGAGCGACGTGGATTCCGCCGATTACAACGGCGGCGGGCTGACAGTGACGATCACCGCCGGGGGCAACAGCAATGACCGGCTGGCTGTGCGCAATGATGGGATGGGCGTAGGCCAGATCGGCGTGTCGGGCAACAACGTCACCTATGAGGGCGCCACCATCGGCACCTGGAGCGGCGGGACGGGCACTACCCCGCTGAGCGTGACCTTCAACTCGGCCGCGGCGACTCCCGCCGCTGTGCAGGCGCTGGTTCGGGCGGTTACGTATCAGAACGTGGACGCCGGCGCCGCGCCGGGCACGCGAACGCTCTCGTTCGTGCTGGCGGATGGAGCTTCGGGGGTCAGCACGGCATCCAAGACAATCATCGTCCGGCTGATGCGCATTTACAGCTTCCAGCAGGACGCGGACGGCGGCTTTGGCCCCTATTACGGGGCGGCGGACTGCCAGACCGTCTTTGACGATCCGGACACTCCGTATCCGATGGGCCAAAACAATGGTGGCACCCGGTTGTGGATTGACTGGAATACCGCCGCCCTGCTTCCAGAAGACCAGAGCCAGTGTTTGTTGAGGTTCACGAACATCTTTGGGGCCGGACTGGGCCAGATTCCGCCCGGCGCGAAGATTGTCTTCGCGGAGCTGACGCTGAACGTGGAAGATAGCGGGCATGGCGCTCTGTTCAACCGGATGCTGGTGGATTGGGATTCGGACGGCGCCACGTGGAACTACTTCAAGGACTTATCATATCCAGGCGACCCGGGCGGTATCCAACTGGACGACACCAACGCCGTCTCACAAGTCACTGCCTTCCTGATGGATTCGGCGAACAACACGACGAGCGGGACGGGCCTGAGGACGATTGGCGTTACAACCGATATCCAGGCCTGGCAGAACGGGGCCAACAACTACGGTTGGGTCATGAGCCCGCGGACAAACGGATCGAACGGCACGGCGTATAGCCCGTGCGAGCATGCGAACATCCTTCTGCGCCCGCGTCTGCGCGTCGGCTGGGTGCCGGCCTCGGTGGCGGCCGCGTCCTTCCAGGAAGGCACCGACGGCTACACCGGGACGGTGGACACGCAGGTCCGACTGGTTGCTCCGGATACGAGCTACGCGGGGAATGCGACGCTCTCTCCGGACCCGCTGGTGAATGCCGCGCCGGTTCCTAACCCGAACCACGTCCTGCTCCGGTTCGATAACATCTTCGGCACCGGCGCCGGCAAGGTGACCCCGGGTTCGAAGGTACACGTGGCAGTGCTTGAGCTTACAAGCATCAATGCCGACGCACAGGGCGCGGGCGGGCAGTTCCACCACGTTCTGAAGCCGTGGAATGACGCTGATACGTGGAACACCTGGGTAAACGGTGTTCAGACCGACGGGGTGGAGGCGGCAGTGTCGCCGACAGTCACGATCCCGGTGGAGGGATTCGGGGTTTCCGTTCAGCCCACGAGGCACCACATCGAAATAACAGCGGATGTGCAGGCTTGGGCCAGCGGCACACTGGCCAACAACGGCTGGGCGATCATGCCGTGGGACGAAGGCAGCAACGGTTGGGCCTTCAACTCGGCCAACAACGCCACGGTGAACACGCGCCCGCTGCTCCGGGTCTATTATGATCCGGCTCCGGCGATCGTCGGGGCAGTCCACAACGGCACCAGCGTTGACCTGACCGTCAGCGGCACTGTTGGCAAGACCTACCACGTGGTGCGAACGGGCGATCTGACGGTCCCGACGGCCAGTTGGACGGTGCTGAGCGGGACGGTAACCATTGGCAGCGGGGGAACAGGGGTATTTACGGATAATTCGCTGTTGCCGGGCAATGCGAATGCGTTCTACCGAGTCCGCGAGCCATAA
- a CDS encoding Ig-like domain-containing protein, with protein sequence MKDAMSDWRSAFCRAFKAGRALPGIRGTQGVARAVCPAGRGGGRRWSAVALLAIGAGIMAGGLVSAQAAANHGVAAGMLNVEQISEVDSNVALVTLSQQIGAFRLGTGGNRGDYNVRIGAGFAASQDEYLGVLISSVTENGRDNFGTNGYPASAIERTGSGGYRIVSYLSPGNEYNVNVAGAWFPYDRYLGGLARNAVAENNATNDTFTGSPGLVLGTHFKGVTTGKSIVDLRSLGVDSRTDGILLVNHAKDEDNYALSQVNTEDGTWNVFVRDIGEGTFTDYEQDPVAFVFIPRTNTTLISGRFRANGSIEMFSGVGPQFTVTNLGTGQWDLRIPGHSPTNGILVISPEGGASLNGDNIVSYQAYTNGLGWEIQSRDTPNNGLQTPTGEPVASFVFIPTPPPGFTVAQTNGLLTTASGGKASFTVALQAAPTAVVTLSLSSSDPAKGIVAPGMLIFDATDWHEPQTVTVTGQNGATDGNYSVVLSPADSTDPGYQGLDPDDVPVSSLAARAEVVWPPNNAAQVKASPTLQASVTNSGPGNLTVTFYGREAPTVFPGPDFTIAVLPDTQMYTGLLGGGSSNMFIAQTEWAISNRVAGNVAYVTQLGDISNNGDNPNYVFQWYNATNAMYRLEDPVRTQLPDGMAYGVAVGNHEFSPIGDAAVGTTSNYNRYFGVSHFAGREYYGGHYGTNNNNHFDFFSASGLDFLVLYFEYNTDPPADLFVWANAVLATNVHRRAIVVTHNFGNTQTPVVWSAQAHAIYDALKGNTNLFLFLGGHVTGQGRREDTYNGNTIRTLVQDFQGWTKGGNGFMRLLNFSPSNNVVIAQCFSPWTGEYLTDEDSEFFWQYNMQPAGPGAPMPFAALTTNQAVAPGSVSEWVWYGLETNKAYEWYVAVTDEAGMTVASPVWRFTTAQSNTPPAAVNLLSTFAGDAPASLALLATDVNGDAITFEIQTPPAYGVIQDFNPATGALTYWPAYGFRGTDQFIFIASDGQATSSPASIHLNVLLPPDWNANGMPDAWEAAYGVSDPDDDADGDGQSNLQECLAHTNPTNALSVLQITEVSQQANGHYSLTWPSIGGTRYRVQFGNGEAYGSLPTALADVVRSLTNEMDLSPYGAGSTQSFVDDLTLTGGAPTNHSRYYRIRVVR encoded by the coding sequence ATGAAAGATGCAATGAGTGATTGGAGAAGCGCATTTTGCCGGGCCTTCAAGGCAGGGCGCGCGCTGCCGGGTATTCGCGGGACGCAGGGAGTTGCGCGCGCTGTCTGTCCTGCCGGGCGGGGGGGGGGGCGACGATGGAGCGCGGTGGCATTGCTGGCGATTGGGGCGGGGATCATGGCCGGCGGGCTGGTGTCGGCCCAAGCGGCGGCGAACCACGGAGTGGCGGCGGGCATGCTTAATGTGGAGCAGATCTCCGAGGTGGACTCGAATGTCGCGCTGGTAACGCTGTCGCAACAGATCGGCGCCTTTCGGCTTGGCACGGGCGGGAACCGCGGAGACTACAATGTGCGAATTGGGGCCGGCTTTGCCGCCTCGCAGGACGAATACCTGGGGGTGCTGATAAGTTCGGTGACTGAGAATGGGCGGGACAATTTTGGCACCAACGGTTATCCCGCCAGCGCAATCGAGCGGACGGGCAGCGGCGGTTACCGGATCGTGAGCTACTTGAGTCCCGGCAACGAGTACAACGTCAACGTGGCTGGTGCGTGGTTTCCTTACGATCGATACCTCGGCGGCCTGGCGCGCAACGCGGTGGCTGAGAACAACGCCACCAATGACACGTTCACCGGTTCGCCGGGCCTGGTGCTGGGGACCCATTTCAAGGGGGTGACGACCGGGAAATCCATCGTTGATCTGCGCAGCCTGGGCGTTGACTCCCGCACGGATGGGATCCTGCTGGTCAACCACGCCAAAGACGAGGACAACTACGCGCTGTCGCAGGTGAACACGGAAGACGGCACCTGGAATGTGTTCGTCCGCGATATTGGCGAAGGCACTTTTACCGACTACGAGCAGGACCCGGTGGCTTTCGTGTTCATTCCCAGGACCAACACGACCCTGATCTCGGGGCGGTTCAGGGCCAATGGCAGCATCGAGATGTTCAGCGGCGTCGGCCCGCAGTTCACCGTGACGAATCTGGGCACGGGCCAGTGGGACCTGAGAATCCCCGGCCATTCGCCAACCAACGGAATCCTGGTCATTTCGCCTGAAGGCGGCGCAAGCCTGAATGGGGACAACATCGTGAGCTATCAAGCCTATACAAACGGCTTGGGGTGGGAGATCCAGTCGCGAGACACGCCAAACAACGGCTTGCAGACGCCGACGGGCGAGCCCGTCGCTTCGTTCGTGTTTATCCCCACGCCGCCTCCGGGATTCACCGTGGCGCAGACGAACGGGTTGCTGACGACAGCCAGCGGGGGCAAGGCGAGCTTCACGGTGGCACTGCAAGCAGCTCCGACCGCCGTTGTCACCTTGAGCCTGAGTTCGAGCGATCCGGCCAAGGGCATCGTGGCGCCGGGCATGCTGATCTTCGATGCAACTGACTGGCACGAGCCGCAAACAGTGACGGTGACGGGGCAGAACGGTGCCACCGATGGCAACTACAGCGTCGTGCTTTCGCCGGCCGACAGCACCGATCCGGGTTACCAGGGCTTGGATCCGGACGACGTGCCGGTGAGTTCACTGGCCGCCCGGGCGGAGGTAGTCTGGCCGCCGAACAACGCTGCCCAGGTCAAGGCATCGCCCACGTTGCAGGCGTCCGTGACTAACAGCGGCCCGGGGAACCTGACGGTGACGTTTTACGGGCGCGAGGCCCCCACGGTGTTTCCGGGACCCGATTTTACCATCGCGGTGCTGCCGGACACGCAAATGTACACCGGGCTGCTGGGCGGGGGGTCATCGAATATGTTCATTGCGCAGACCGAGTGGGCGATCAGCAACCGGGTGGCGGGAAATGTCGCGTATGTGACCCAGCTCGGCGACATCTCGAACAACGGGGACAACCCCAACTACGTTTTCCAATGGTATAACGCGACCAACGCGATGTACCGCCTGGAAGATCCCGTGCGGACCCAGCTTCCGGACGGCATGGCCTACGGGGTGGCGGTGGGCAACCACGAGTTTTCGCCGATTGGGGATGCCGCCGTGGGCACCACCTCCAATTACAACCGGTATTTCGGGGTGTCGCACTTTGCGGGGCGGGAGTACTACGGGGGTCACTACGGGACGAACAACAACAACCACTTCGATTTCTTCAGTGCGAGCGGGCTTGATTTCCTGGTGCTTTATTTCGAATACAATACCGATCCGCCCGCAGATTTGTTTGTGTGGGCCAACGCGGTGCTGGCCACCAACGTCCACCGGCGGGCCATCGTGGTGACGCACAACTTCGGGAATACCCAGACGCCCGTGGTGTGGAGCGCTCAGGCGCACGCCATCTACGATGCGCTCAAGGGGAACACCAACCTGTTTCTGTTCCTCGGCGGCCATGTGACTGGGCAGGGCCGGCGCGAGGATACCTACAATGGCAATACCATCCGAACCCTGGTGCAGGATTTCCAGGGCTGGACCAAAGGCGGCAACGGTTTCATGCGCCTGCTCAATTTCTCTCCCAGCAACAACGTGGTGATCGCCCAGTGCTTTTCGCCCTGGACAGGGGAATACCTTACCGATGAGGACAGCGAGTTCTTCTGGCAGTACAACATGCAACCGGCTGGTCCCGGCGCCCCCATGCCGTTTGCCGCGCTGACTACCAACCAGGCGGTGGCGCCCGGCAGCGTGAGCGAATGGGTCTGGTACGGGCTGGAGACCAACAAGGCGTATGAATGGTATGTGGCCGTTACGGACGAGGCAGGGATGACAGTCGCCAGTCCTGTCTGGCGGTTTACCACCGCCCAGTCGAACACTCCGCCAGCGGCGGTGAACCTGCTCAGCACATTTGCCGGCGACGCACCAGCCAGCCTCGCGCTGCTTGCCACCGATGTGAATGGGGACGCGATTACCTTCGAGATCCAAACTCCGCCGGCATACGGGGTGATCCAGGATTTCAATCCGGCTACAGGCGCTTTGACCTACTGGCCAGCCTACGGTTTCCGCGGCACGGACCAGTTCATTTTCATAGCCAGCGATGGCCAGGCTACTAGCAGCCCTGCCAGCATCCACCTTAATGTTCTGCTTCCGCCCGATTGGAATGCAAACGGGATGCCCGATGCATGGGAGGCCGCCTACGGCGTCAGCGATCCGGACGACGACGCGGATGGGGATGGCCAGAGCAACTTGCAGGAGTGTCTGGCACACACCAATCCTACGAACGCCTTGTCGGTGCTCCAGATTACCGAGGTGTCCCAGCAGGCAAACGGACATTACAGCCTCACGTGGCCTTCGATCGGCGGCACACGCTACCGCGTGCAGTTCGGCAATGGCGAAGCCTATGGGAGTTTGCCAACCGCGCTCGCTGATGTTGTGCGGTCGCTGACTAACGAGATGGATCTCAGCCCCTATGGCGCCGGCTCCACGCAATCGTTCGTTGACGACCTCACTCTCACCGGCGGAGCGCCCACTAACCACTCCCGCTACTACCGCATCAGAGTCGTGCGATGA
- a CDS encoding tetratricopeptide repeat protein: MDRSSEALPLSGAFCWLVVAGVLAVALAQPQAARAHGEIHLRILEYTQQIEAATNNPAALYLERGELKREHGLWEEAGADFDRAAQLDPGLPGVDRCRAKLLADRGQFEAARAVFDQAVQRSPDDGECFVGRARLMIKLGQRKAAIADYWRGLERLREPQPEYVVELAQALAAEGDVVEALRALDEGIRKHGPVLPLQGYALDLELGRKNHESALVRLETILARAMRKESWFARRGDILLEAGRMAEARKSYEAALVAVKRLPGRLQQSPSMVKLQAHVNTALAEMANAPPAGQSE; this comes from the coding sequence ATGGACCGAAGCTCCGAGGCCCTCCCGCTATCCGGCGCATTCTGCTGGCTGGTCGTGGCTGGGGTGCTCGCCGTGGCGCTGGCCCAGCCTCAGGCCGCCCGGGCCCACGGGGAGATTCATTTGCGTATCCTGGAGTACACCCAACAAATCGAGGCGGCAACGAACAACCCGGCGGCGCTATACCTCGAGCGCGGCGAACTAAAACGCGAGCACGGCCTGTGGGAAGAGGCCGGAGCGGATTTTGACCGTGCGGCGCAGCTTGACCCAGGCCTTCCCGGCGTGGATCGTTGCCGTGCCAAACTCCTGGCTGACCGCGGCCAATTTGAGGCGGCGCGGGCAGTGTTTGACCAGGCGGTGCAACGCAGTCCCGACGATGGCGAGTGCTTTGTTGGCCGCGCCCGCCTCATGATTAAGCTCGGCCAGCGCAAAGCCGCCATTGCGGACTATTGGCGCGGACTGGAACGACTACGCGAGCCGCAACCGGAATACGTGGTGGAGCTGGCCCAGGCGCTTGCTGCCGAAGGAGACGTCGTGGAAGCCCTCCGGGCACTGGACGAAGGGATCAGGAAACACGGGCCGGTCTTGCCACTCCAAGGGTATGCCCTGGACCTCGAACTCGGGAGAAAGAACCACGAATCGGCGCTGGTCCGGCTTGAGACCATCCTCGCGCGAGCCATGCGCAAGGAAAGCTGGTTTGCGCGGCGGGGTGACATTTTGCTCGAGGCCGGGAGGATGGCGGAAGCCCGGAAATCCTACGAGGCGGCGCTGGTGGCGGTGAAGCGCTTGCCGGGGCGGCTACAGCAAAGCCCCTCCATGGTAAAACTGCAGGCGCACGTCAATACCGCCCTGGCTGAAATGGCTAACGCGCCGCCTGCCGGACAATCGGAATGA